The Labeo rohita strain BAU-BD-2019 unplaced genomic scaffold, IGBB_LRoh.1.0 scaffold_2581, whole genome shotgun sequence genomic interval GCCCCAAATGGCTCACAGAAGACTCTGAGTTGTTCTCTTCTCTGAGGCCCTGCCTTGGGCTCACATCCGCACTTCAAACAGACGGCTCCTTAAGACAGCTAAGATGGTACTCAGCAGGTGCCCTTTTATACTTCCGGGCACCTGCCTATGATGTCATGGGCCATATGGACCAATAGGATTGGCATTGTTTCACACATGCTTCACACACCGGTCATGCTGGCTGCATTCCCCAGCGTGGAgtttaaaagttacatttttagccTGGTCTTTCTCAAGGGGTCTAACAGCACTCGTCAGTGTCAAAATAATTGAAACagcaaataaaatcaaagtAGGTAGAGATTACCGTTCACAGAAGCAGAGCACGAATTCCAGTGGGAAGCGTCAGTTCAGTGTTGAAAGAAAGTGAAGTAAGAttgcaaaacattaaatattagtcaactgttttacaataaaaatgtcttttttttttgagagagagagaggaaaagaaagagagagagatgaaagTTGAGTGTGTGCATCTGTTTATCTCTctctaaaaaaactaaactgtgAGTTTCGGTGATTTCACCTTCTTCTTGCTAAGAAATACAgcatatatataataagtatCGAGgctattttactattaaaagtCACGGGGCAGCATTGACAACAAGTTAGTTCTCCTGAATTTTTCAGTGCGCGCGGCATGATCTCCTATTTGTGTGTGCATGGTGTCTGTATATATTTGTGAGTATATATATGTAGTACAATTAAATAGGCTAAATAGAATATAACTGTTTGTGTTTAATCAGAGGGTCAAGTCTTCATGGTTGGACCAAATGTCACCTTAAATAAAATCCCACAACTTGATACGACAAATTCTTCTGTGGACATCGATCTCATTGGGATCGCCAAGAACAACAATGAAAGTATGTCACatgttttagtttgattttaaaaatgttggaaGATCCATCATACCATTACCATTAAACTACctttaataatatatagtataatataagtTTCTGTTTCTGGCACACAGGATCAGCTGCTGTGGCTTTCATGAGCTACAGCACAATGGAGAATCTACTGAAGCCAGACTTCTTCAACACATCAAATGACACGGTTAAAACCATGATGTCCACTGTGATCTCAGCTACTCTTCCCAAAACCACCAACACTAAACTCACCAAACCAGTCAACTTCACCTTCAGACACATCAGAGTGAGAgactgaaatgtgtttttgtcgAACTTctgaaaacatcaaatattcaGTGTTCTGATATTTTGTTCATTCTTGTTTTTGCAGGAGTTTGATCCCACCGGTTCTCTGTCTTGTGTTTACTGGAATATCAGCGAGTGGATTGTAGATGGTTGTTCTGTTTTAAAGACCAACAGCAGCTACACTGTGTGTTCCTGTGTTCATCTGTCGACATTCGCTCTCATCATGCAAACCAGCCGTCCACCAGAGGTACGAGAACATTTCTAGTGAACACTGAAGAACAACACAGATTTGGCACTCATGTATTCTGACATGTTTTCTCAGAGCGACTCTCAACTGCTGGATCTGTTGAATCTGGTGTGTGTGATTGTGGGGCTGGTGTTCTTCAGTTTGGCCCTGTTGACCTTTGCCCTTTGTCAGTGGAGTCCTGGAGTGAATAATGTGGCTCGAATCAACATCTGCATCAGTCTTCTGTTGGCTCACCTTCTGTTCCTGCTCACACAGCAGTTCCTGAGAATCATACGTCCTCAGCAGGTGAGAATGATGAAGGAGCCCTACAGCTCAGCACAGCCTCACTGAGAATCATCATAACCGTCTCTCATGGTCTCCAGGTGTTGTGTGCCGTGATCTCAGGCCTTCTGCACTTCTTCTATCTCTCCGGCTTTGTGTGGATGTTCATTGAAGCTGTGATGCTCTTCATCTGTGTAAAGAATCTATCACAGATCAGCTCTAAAAAGAGGGAGGTGCTTAGCAGTGGATTCCTGTGTGTGATTGGATATGTGATTGCTCTGGTTGTGGTGGGTGTCTCTGTCGGTCTGGTTCCTGAAGGCTACGGCAGCGAACGgcgagttgttgttgttgtttttaagttaatttagttAGAAGGAAATAAAGCAGCTCTGGATGTTTGTGACATTTCCAACACCTGAAATGCCTTTCTGACAAATTCATTAAGTTATTATATTGGTTTTCCTCTAAACAGCTGCTGGATTAAAATTGATAAAGGCTTCATCTGGAGTTTTCTGGGTCCTGTTTGTGTCATACTAGCAGTAAACACATTTCTAATTtctcatgacattttttttatattaaaagtaaatcAAGTTGATTAATTACTCTTTTACTTTCCAGTCAAACACACTTCTCTTCATCAAGATCTTCATCAGTCTGAACTCAACTCTCAAAAGTCTCAATTCTGAAGTTTCACAGATGAAACAAACCAagtaacattataatttaatCACTCTATACAAAATCACATATGGTGAATAGAGACACATTAACTCTTTCTTTGTCTGTTTATCTGCAGGATTATGGTGTTTAAAACACTGGCTCAGTTTGTGGTTCTTGGTTGCCCCTGGATTCTGGGTTTCTTCACTAATGGCAGGAAGGAGCTGGAGATCCTCTTCCTGATCTTGAACTCCCAGCAGGGAACCTTCATCTTCCTGATCTATTGTGTCCTCAATAATGAGGTCAGTCATCACTCAGTTTACATGTATAATCTGGACATTTTCACTGAGGTCCAAGTTCTTATTTTGGTGATCTGTGACTTTTAGATTGGAATGTCAGAGGCAGTTTGTTTAAACTGTTACTTTTCCATTTTCTCACtctgacggaatgttcaaatgaaccaaaactatatgtccttttctttattttgtatttttattgtattttgttatttatggaaaagagcatatatatttattcttaaaaaatgctAATCTAGTCTCTAAATGCCTCTTTTTCTTAGATGTTTGTTCTAAACAAACCATTCTGGTTCATGAGTTCCAAAGGTTAAATTGATTTCTCGTCTTCCAGGTTAGGCAGCAGTACAAGAAGTTCTTCAGCTGTCTTTGCTGCATCAAACAACACTGATGACTACAACATCACATTCAGAAagtaataaatactgttcaagTGCCATTCATATAcagattattttataaaacagaatCTATGGGTTTGGATTTTAAATGTCAGAGTTGTCGCTTCTTCATGATAGAAAAACATGTTATTGAAGTGTCTTATTTTACCACTGTTAATACTACTGATGTAAAGCTGTTTCATCTCTGAACTGTTTTATTTAGtcttctttaaaggggtcatcggatgcaaaattcacttttacatgttgtttgaacataaatgtgtgttggcagtgtgtgtacacaaccaccctataatgataaaaatccacccagtgctttttttttttttttttttttttttttaatatccccaataataataataataataataatcactttctCAGATCAGGCTGTTCTGAGATTACTGACAAAATTACATAGTTCTGCACAGGCCTCTCCCATGCGTGTTGACTGACACTGCCGTTTTAACGTAGACTCGCCTTAAGTGAGCTGTGAACTGTCCGACCACGATTGTTTCAACGCCAGAGCAGGGGTAGACAATCGCTTGTCCAGTTCAGAAAGGTccaatttaatgtaaattcttCTGTAAAAACCCATGTTACATCTGATTACTTTAAATATTGTACTGTACAATATTGTGCCTCATACAAAAcatataaacaacaaaatgtatTGATTTGAAATTTTGATTGGTATAGTGAATTTTCATataaaactaaacttaaaaaaaaacgaaataaacaGCTAATGTCTTAAATGAATCTGTTTTGTCACTTTTTTGACAAATTTTATATGAACCCTCTGgagtctgagggtgttttggggccctggagaagttttgacatgttctgacatttgtgcttttttcagtatcttaaaaacatattaatggctaaagtctgttCACACtataatcagcacaaactgggctacaataatatgcaagcaacattaatgcacatatttgtgtttttgagaaaacaacgtttatgtgtggttagtgaaaaactaatttttttaagtcactgaaataaggccatgaaacacattcagaacttTAGTTCACTACACTTTTAAGGAATGGATGTGGTAGGGTTTGTTGTGGCAAAACATCTctggttacgtatgtaaccctggttccctgagaagggaacgagacactgagTCCTCTAGAGATCGCTATGGGGAACATCTCctacgtgacccgtgtctgaagctaTATAGAAAAACTACACCGtactggccggcgacagcctatgacgtcactgtCGGCATGACTCGTCGCTGCTGGCGCGTCATACCAGCGCGACCGCATTGTATAAAGGGGCGCCGGTTGAACACAACATCTgcttcttcgtctgaagcttGTGTCCGAAGCATGGCCACGaatctagaggacgcagtgtctcattcccttctcagggaaccagggttacatacgtaaccagagacgttccctttcaaggaactcgaactgcgtcctctagaggtcgctatggggaacggttatgc includes:
- the LOC127159868 gene encoding adhesion G protein-coupled receptor E3-like, with product GQVFMVGPNVTLNKIPQLDTTNSSVDIDLIGIAKNNNERSAAVAFMSYSTMENLLKPDFFNTSNDTVKTMMSTVISATLPKTTNTKLTKPVNFTFRHIREFDPTGSLSCVYWNISEWIVDGCSVLKTNSSYTVCSCVHLSTFALIMQTSRPPESDSQLLDLLNLVCVIVGLVFFSLALLTFALCQWSPGVNNVARINICISLLLAHLLFLLTQQFLRIIRPQQVLCAVISGLLHFFYLSGFVWMFIEAVMLFICVKNLSQISSKKREVLSSGFLCVIGYVIALVVVGVSVGLVPEGYGSERCWIKIDKGFIWSFLGPVCVILASNTLLFIKIFISLNSTLKSLNSEVSQMKQTKIMVFKTLAQFVVLGCPWILGFFTNGRKELEILFLILNSQQGTFIFLIYCVLNNEVRQQYKKFFSCLCCIKQH